One genomic segment of Pseudomonas sp. RU47 includes these proteins:
- a CDS encoding curlin, which translates to MNTPTAALLCLLLLCSNAGVRADDLMDNDDLAPTSSDLGELPPPVGQQALIDQLGQANVALLQQNGQSLLGQIVQSGSNQEAYILQQGSDLMALINQNGSGNAASITQNGSHNRAQISQNGNNNDASIEQAGAGLQSAVTQSGNGMSVSVKQYR; encoded by the coding sequence ATGAACACGCCGACCGCCGCCCTGCTTTGTCTGCTTCTGCTGTGCAGCAATGCAGGTGTGCGTGCCGACGACCTGATGGACAACGACGACCTGGCCCCGACCAGCAGCGACCTCGGCGAACTGCCCCCACCGGTGGGTCAGCAAGCCCTGATCGACCAGCTCGGCCAGGCCAACGTCGCCCTGCTGCAACAGAACGGTCAGTCGCTGCTCGGGCAGATCGTGCAGTCGGGCAGCAATCAGGAAGCGTACATCCTGCAACAGGGCAGCGACCTGATGGCGCTGATCAACCAGAACGGTTCCGGCAACGCCGCCTCCATTACCCAAAACGGCAGCCATAACCGCGCGCAGATTTCGCAAAACGGCAACAACAACGACGCCAGCATCGAGCAGGCCGGCGCGGGGCTGCAAAGCGCCGTGACCCAGTCGGGCAACGGCATGAGCGTTTCGGTCAAGCAATATCGCTAA
- a CDS encoding Ig-like domain-containing protein: MNKWPRFALNALGLALSLTGSAYAQLAAVDPGPYTFATGKFPMWYQDNNLLSMELCQSRAASSRVAATTPPAYMCILLAEPGIYDDAQPMIFPDNWPPEAFWFLAETAIADNAAGYGVDAYVAGIEAAFASENPADGDQQSFARIRIRVNVPVAGTYTITHPYGVETVNVTAPGRRAINITRDIGIGAPGNFTGAVNGAIGPFLRSVNGPYTEVNPDTGATETFVGDPNLNEAVTGSPFNTNFLRITGPAGTIQSSVFSLSGKVLDSRQQTQVEIDRATYRRTAAGVRAEVFAKASNSSTLCFRETVALLPGPPPTPCQTNLLGDNNGLFFGHRLGTGAVPPVVVVTATNPAGTTRPTAVSAKLTDVVKVQTARYNWANHSLLIEATSSDEVAIPDMVAQGYGRLSKTGTLQRITVADLTQPPATVTVKSAAGGGDTEAVVVVGNAPDTGENQAPITNADSGSTSFGVPITLTLLTNDSDPDGDNPLGITALTQPAAGQGTVALNGTTSVVYTPPAVVNAPLTTTFTYKAQDAKGLASANPATVTITVAPNQAPTAVADSVATLGVAIPINVLANDTDPEGNVPLAVNSLTQPAAGRGTVSTDGTVITYTPPATVTTAFTTTFTYIARDNFGALSTPATVTVQVSPRPAAETFAVTASTVQARSGGRFNWDFTGTSSVTTGNTITVQVTTPSGLVTLGTTTVPLTGRWRLTLNNTLVVPSANPTATIRSSQGTVRTVSVTTL; encoded by the coding sequence ATGAACAAGTGGCCACGCTTTGCGCTCAACGCGCTCGGGCTCGCTCTCTCGCTGACCGGCAGTGCCTATGCGCAACTCGCCGCCGTCGACCCCGGCCCTTACACCTTCGCCACCGGGAAATTCCCGATGTGGTATCAGGACAACAATCTGCTGTCGATGGAACTGTGCCAGTCGCGTGCTGCCAGTTCGCGCGTTGCCGCGACCACGCCGCCGGCCTACATGTGCATTCTGCTCGCTGAGCCGGGTATCTACGACGACGCCCAGCCGATGATTTTCCCAGACAACTGGCCGCCGGAAGCCTTCTGGTTCCTGGCCGAAACCGCAATTGCCGACAACGCTGCCGGTTATGGTGTGGACGCTTATGTCGCCGGGATCGAAGCGGCATTCGCCTCGGAAAATCCGGCCGATGGTGATCAGCAAAGCTTCGCGCGGATTCGCATCCGGGTGAACGTACCCGTTGCCGGCACCTATACCATCACTCACCCGTACGGCGTCGAGACGGTCAATGTCACCGCACCCGGGCGCCGCGCAATCAACATCACCCGCGACATCGGCATCGGCGCACCGGGCAATTTCACCGGTGCCGTCAATGGCGCCATCGGACCGTTCCTGCGCAGCGTCAACGGCCCGTACACCGAAGTGAACCCCGACACCGGCGCCACGGAAACTTTCGTCGGCGACCCGAACCTCAACGAAGCGGTGACCGGCAGCCCGTTCAACACCAACTTCCTGCGCATCACCGGGCCTGCCGGGACGATCCAGTCAAGCGTGTTCAGCCTGTCCGGCAAAGTGCTCGACAGCCGTCAGCAGACCCAGGTGGAAATCGACCGCGCCACCTATCGCCGCACCGCCGCTGGCGTGCGTGCCGAAGTGTTTGCCAAGGCCAGTAACAGCTCGACCCTGTGCTTCCGCGAAACCGTGGCGCTGCTGCCCGGCCCACCGCCAACGCCGTGCCAGACCAACCTGTTGGGTGACAACAATGGTCTGTTCTTCGGCCACCGCTTGGGCACTGGCGCGGTACCTCCGGTAGTCGTCGTGACCGCCACCAACCCCGCCGGCACCACGCGTCCGACGGCCGTGTCGGCCAAGCTCACCGACGTGGTGAAAGTGCAGACCGCGCGCTACAACTGGGCCAACCACAGCCTGCTGATCGAGGCCACCTCAAGCGATGAAGTGGCGATCCCCGACATGGTTGCCCAAGGCTACGGACGCCTGTCAAAAACCGGCACCCTGCAGCGCATCACCGTCGCCGACCTGACTCAGCCACCCGCTACCGTGACGGTGAAATCTGCCGCTGGCGGTGGAGACACCGAAGCGGTCGTGGTGGTCGGCAACGCGCCGGACACGGGTGAAAACCAGGCGCCAATCACCAACGCCGACAGCGGCAGCACCAGCTTCGGCGTGCCGATCACCCTCACTCTGTTGACCAACGACAGCGATCCTGATGGTGACAATCCGCTGGGCATCACCGCGTTGACTCAACCGGCCGCTGGTCAAGGCACCGTCGCGCTCAACGGCACCACTTCAGTGGTCTACACCCCGCCAGCGGTGGTCAACGCGCCACTGACCACCACCTTCACCTACAAAGCGCAGGACGCCAAAGGCCTGGCCTCGGCCAACCCGGCCACCGTAACCATCACCGTCGCACCGAACCAGGCACCGACCGCCGTCGCCGACAGCGTCGCCACTCTGGGCGTAGCGATCCCGATCAACGTGCTGGCCAACGACACCGATCCGGAAGGCAACGTGCCGCTGGCCGTCAACAGCCTGACCCAACCCGCCGCTGGCCGGGGCACGGTCAGCACTGACGGCACGGTGATCACCTACACCCCGCCCGCCACCGTCACCACGGCGTTCACCACGACCTTCACCTACATCGCTCGGGACAACTTCGGTGCCCTGTCGACGCCGGCCACAGTCACGGTGCAAGTGTCGCCACGGCCAGCGGCGGAAACCTTCGCCGTGACCGCATCGACGGTGCAGGCTCGCTCCGGCGGACGCTTCAACTGGGACTTCACCGGCACCTCGTCAGTGACCACCGGCAACACCATCACCGTGCAGGTCACCACCCCTTCCGGGCTGGTCACCCTTGGCACCACCACGGTGCCGTTGACCGGACGCTGGCGGCTGACGCTGAACAACACGCTGGTGGTGCCATCGGCCAACCCGACCGCGACGATCCGCTCGTCCCAAGGCACCGTGCGCACGGTCTCGGTGACCACGCTGTAG
- a CDS encoding sensor histidine kinase yields MNMQSKSLPVEEGNLRLSSRKQSFNLLRWFSLISMAVIGTVAIALGAVSTRFVIDESVQRDALLTAQFIQAIASAEVRHVSIPNVRTMGELLDPRQDTHFPDVSPQARADARGEFLDHIEHLPDVILANIYAPDRQVIWSTNPVLIGTSIHADEDLDRAFNEKIPVSASYHDVDKAREEQKFITPPDYIFIENYIPLFDAEGKNVTAMVEIYKEPKDLIARMERGLVLIWLATALGGGLIYLGLYWIVRRAAILLAAQQKQLIANETFVALGEMSSAVAHSLRNPLATIRSSAELALEFDAGPAQKNINDIIGQVDRMSKWVRELLQSLRPLNDDPEPVNLVAALHESLVAFEQQIARAGVRVVFHPQHTPMVLSQPVQLTQILNSLLANALEAMDKGGTLTVSLEPSDDRGVCVVLSDTGKGMNEEQRTMAFRPFFTTKSGGLGVGLVLVKRIMERFGGGVTLDSREGEGTTVRLAFQLVS; encoded by the coding sequence ATGAACATGCAGTCGAAATCGCTACCGGTCGAGGAGGGCAATCTGCGCTTGAGCTCGCGCAAGCAGTCGTTCAACCTGCTGCGCTGGTTTTCGCTGATCAGCATGGCGGTGATTGGTACCGTGGCCATCGCGCTTGGCGCGGTGTCGACGCGTTTTGTCATTGATGAAAGCGTGCAGCGCGATGCCTTGCTCACCGCGCAGTTCATTCAGGCGATCGCCTCGGCCGAGGTGCGCCATGTGTCGATTCCCAATGTGCGGACCATGGGCGAATTGCTCGATCCACGTCAGGACACGCATTTTCCCGACGTCAGTCCGCAAGCCCGGGCTGATGCTCGGGGTGAATTTCTCGATCACATCGAACACTTGCCGGACGTGATCCTCGCCAACATTTATGCGCCCGACCGCCAAGTAATCTGGTCGACCAACCCGGTGCTGATCGGTACCAGCATTCATGCCGATGAAGACCTCGATCGTGCCTTCAACGAAAAGATTCCGGTATCCGCCAGCTACCACGACGTCGACAAGGCCCGTGAAGAGCAGAAGTTCATCACGCCGCCGGACTACATCTTCATCGAGAACTACATTCCGCTGTTCGACGCCGAGGGCAAGAACGTCACGGCGATGGTCGAGATCTACAAGGAACCCAAGGATCTGATCGCCCGCATGGAGCGCGGATTGGTTCTGATCTGGCTGGCCACTGCACTGGGCGGCGGGCTGATTTATCTGGGCCTGTACTGGATCGTCAGGCGCGCGGCGATTCTGCTCGCCGCCCAGCAAAAACAACTTATCGCCAACGAAACCTTTGTCGCGCTGGGTGAGATGTCCTCGGCGGTGGCGCACAGTTTGCGCAATCCGCTGGCGACGATTCGTTCCAGCGCCGAACTGGCGCTGGAGTTCGACGCCGGCCCGGCGCAGAAGAACATCAACGACATCATTGGTCAGGTCGATCGCATGTCGAAATGGGTGCGCGAGCTGCTGCAATCGCTGCGACCACTCAACGATGACCCGGAGCCGGTGAACCTGGTGGCGGCGTTGCACGAAAGCCTGGTGGCGTTCGAACAACAGATCGCCAGGGCCGGGGTGAGGGTGGTGTTTCATCCGCAACACACGCCGATGGTGCTCAGCCAACCGGTGCAACTGACACAAATCCTCAACAGCCTGCTGGCTAATGCCCTCGAGGCCATGGATAAGGGCGGCACATTGACCGTCAGCCTTGAACCAAGCGACGACCGTGGCGTGTGCGTGGTGCTCAGCGACACCGGCAAAGGCATGAACGAAGAACAACGGACCATGGCCTTCCGGCCGTTTTTCACCACCAAGTCTGGCGGTCTCGGGGTCGGCCTGGTGCTGGTCAAACGCATCATGGAACGCTTCGGCGGCGGCGTGACCCTCGACAGCCGTGAAGGCGAGGGCACCACGGTGCGCCTGGCCTTCCAACTCGTCTCTTGA
- a CDS encoding sensor histidine kinase: MQRLETQKTSAPTLAAAACKGWREQFNLLRWFSLASFFIIAAVALGLGYISTRFVVTESVERDALLTAQFVEAIGAAEMRHAKINPNRTMGEMLDPRQDNQYPDVDPALQASARTEFLDHVEHLPDILLATVYALDRTVIWSTNAELIGVHIKDDDELDESFEMKVPVSSSYHKIDDEKPEQQMLREPKYLFIENYIPMFNADKSKVVAMVEVYKEPADLVDRIDRGFASIWAATCFGGAAIFLALFWIVRRAAKLLQSQQQQLISNETFVALGEMSSAVAHSLRNPLATIRSSAELAQEVASPGAQRNIGDIISQVDRMSRWVRELLVSLRPMNDDGEAVDLVMAVEDTVGAFEALIKRCNVEVRFSPQNCAPVVSQKVLLTQILNSLFANALEAMPKGGVLSVEFESPQPDRVRMTLSDTGKGMSAQQQLLVFKPFFTTKQGGLGVGLALVKRIMERFQGSVVLTSKEQEGTRVSLNFKVASGGEYGTQHSAGRG; encoded by the coding sequence ATGCAGAGACTGGAAACACAAAAAACATCTGCGCCAACCTTGGCGGCTGCTGCCTGCAAGGGCTGGCGCGAGCAGTTCAATCTGCTGCGCTGGTTCTCGCTCGCGAGTTTTTTCATCATCGCCGCCGTGGCGTTGGGGCTGGGTTATATCTCCACACGCTTCGTGGTCACCGAAAGTGTCGAGCGCGATGCGCTGCTGACTGCGCAATTCGTTGAGGCCATTGGCGCGGCGGAAATGCGTCACGCCAAAATCAATCCGAACCGGACGATGGGCGAAATGCTCGACCCGCGCCAGGACAACCAGTACCCCGATGTTGATCCGGCGTTACAGGCTTCAGCGCGTACTGAATTTCTCGATCACGTCGAACACCTGCCGGATATTTTGCTCGCGACCGTTTATGCGCTGGATCGCACGGTGATCTGGTCGACCAACGCTGAGCTTATCGGTGTGCACATCAAGGATGACGATGAGCTCGACGAATCATTCGAGATGAAAGTGCCGGTGTCTTCCAGCTACCACAAGATCGACGATGAGAAACCCGAGCAGCAAATGCTGCGCGAACCGAAATACCTGTTCATCGAGAACTACATCCCGATGTTCAACGCCGACAAAAGCAAAGTTGTCGCCATGGTTGAGGTCTACAAGGAACCGGCGGATCTGGTCGATCGCATCGACCGTGGGTTCGCCTCAATCTGGGCAGCGACGTGTTTCGGCGGTGCGGCGATCTTTCTAGCCTTGTTCTGGATCGTCCGCCGTGCGGCGAAATTGCTGCAGAGCCAGCAGCAACAGCTGATCAGCAACGAAACCTTCGTCGCCCTCGGTGAGATGTCCTCGGCGGTGGCGCACAGCCTGCGCAATCCACTGGCAACCATTCGCTCCAGCGCCGAACTGGCCCAGGAAGTCGCCAGCCCCGGTGCGCAACGCAATATTGGCGACATCATCAGTCAGGTCGATCGCATGTCGCGCTGGGTGCGCGAATTGCTCGTGTCACTGCGGCCGATGAATGACGACGGCGAGGCGGTGGATCTGGTCATGGCGGTCGAAGACACCGTTGGCGCCTTCGAAGCATTGATCAAACGCTGCAATGTCGAAGTGCGATTCAGTCCGCAGAATTGCGCGCCGGTCGTCAGTCAAAAGGTGCTGCTCACGCAAATACTCAATAGCCTGTTTGCCAATGCCCTCGAAGCCATGCCCAAGGGCGGTGTGCTCAGCGTCGAATTCGAATCGCCGCAGCCGGACCGCGTGCGCATGACCCTGAGCGACACCGGCAAGGGCATGAGCGCACAGCAGCAACTGTTGGTGTTCAAGCCGTTTTTCACCACCAAACAGGGCGGCCTCGGGGTTGGCCTGGCGTTGGTCAAAAGAATCATGGAGCGTTTTCAGGGCTCGGTCGTTTTGACCAGCAAAGAGCAGGAGGGAACCCGCGTCAGTCTCAACTTCAAAGTGGCATCGGGAGGGGAATATGGAACACAGCATTCTGCTGGTCGAGGATGA
- a CDS encoding sigma-54-dependent transcriptional regulator, whose translation MEHSILLVEDDELLAENIQTYLERKDFEVTVCHSAEDALGQLETFMPDIVLTDNSLPGMSGHDLIQKLRISAPDLKVIMMTGYGNVEDAVVAMKEGAFHYVTKPVALTELKLLLDKALATERMERTLSFYQEREAQKSGVQALIGDSAPMQYLKNTIGQLLDAERRMANTDLPPVLVEGETGTGKELVARALHFDGPRSKGPFIEFNCASIPSNLVESELFGHEKGAFTDAKDRRVGLVEAADGGTLFLDEIGEMDLLLQAKILKLLEDRTIRRVGSVKERKVNLRVISATNCNLEQMVQQGKFRRDLFFRLRIISIKVPRLYARGDDILLLARHFLASHGKRYGKPNLHFSQQAEELLLSYTWPGNVRELRNMLEQTVLLAPSDTIAAHQLNVCMSLCDELPPQHQHQHQHHEPVSPYEPRPASNMESMNLPEVERDMVRKMLDKTDWNVTKSARLLGLSRDMLRYRIEKLGLARPDKRQW comes from the coding sequence ATGGAACACAGCATTCTGCTGGTCGAGGATGACGAACTGTTGGCCGAAAATATTCAGACCTACCTGGAGCGCAAAGACTTCGAGGTGACGGTCTGCCATTCGGCCGAAGACGCGCTGGGGCAACTGGAAACCTTCATGCCCGACATCGTACTGACCGACAACTCGCTGCCGGGCATGAGTGGTCACGACCTGATCCAGAAGCTGCGCATCAGCGCGCCGGATCTCAAAGTGATCATGATGACCGGTTACGGCAACGTCGAAGACGCCGTGGTGGCGATGAAGGAGGGCGCCTTTCATTACGTCACCAAACCGGTCGCGCTGACGGAACTGAAACTGCTGCTCGACAAGGCCCTGGCCACCGAACGGATGGAGCGCACGTTGTCGTTCTATCAGGAGCGCGAGGCGCAGAAATCCGGGGTGCAGGCGCTGATTGGCGACTCGGCGCCGATGCAGTATTTGAAGAACACTATCGGCCAGTTGCTCGACGCCGAGCGGCGCATGGCCAACACCGATCTCCCTCCGGTTTTAGTCGAAGGCGAGACCGGCACCGGCAAAGAGTTGGTGGCGCGGGCGCTGCACTTCGACGGCCCGCGCAGCAAAGGTCCGTTCATTGAATTCAACTGTGCGTCGATCCCGTCGAATCTGGTGGAGTCGGAACTGTTCGGCCATGAGAAGGGCGCGTTTACCGATGCCAAGGACCGCCGGGTCGGGCTGGTGGAAGCGGCGGACGGCGGCACGCTGTTTCTCGATGAAATCGGTGAGATGGATCTGCTGTTGCAGGCGAAGATTTTGAAGTTGCTGGAGGATCGCACCATTCGCCGGGTCGGTTCGGTGAAGGAGCGTAAGGTCAATCTGCGGGTGATCAGCGCGACCAACTGCAACCTTGAGCAGATGGTTCAACAGGGCAAATTCCGCCGTGATCTGTTCTTCCGTCTGCGGATCATTTCGATCAAGGTGCCGCGTCTGTATGCACGGGGCGATGACATTCTGTTGCTGGCGCGGCACTTCCTCGCCAGTCACGGCAAACGCTATGGCAAACCGAATCTGCATTTCAGCCAGCAGGCCGAGGAGTTGCTGCTCAGTTACACCTGGCCGGGCAATGTGCGCGAATTGCGCAACATGCTTGAGCAAACGGTGTTGCTGGCGCCGAGCGACACAATTGCTGCGCATCAATTGAACGTGTGCATGAGCCTTTGTGACGAGTTGCCGCCGCAGCATCAGCATCAGCATCAACACCACGAACCTGTGTCGCCCTACGAACCGCGTCCGGCGAGCAATATGGAGTCGATGAACCTGCCGGAAGTCGAACGCGACATGGTGCGCAAGATGCTCGACAAGACCGACTGGAACGTCACCAAATCTGCACGCCTGCTGGGCCTGAGCCGCGACATGCTGCGCTACCGCATCGAAAAACTCGGCCTCGCCCGCCCGGATAAACGGCAGTGGTAG
- a CDS encoding addiction module antidote protein: MSQTLTIFDVAALLDSDEAISEYLSQVLADGDNEEFLRAIGYVLKARGMTQIAKTSGMGRESLYKAFAPGAKPRFETVLKVMHALGIDLYAQPGHAINHPVV; this comes from the coding sequence ATGAGCCAGACGTTAACGATTTTCGACGTGGCAGCATTGCTGGACAGTGACGAAGCCATCAGCGAATACCTGTCCCAGGTTCTTGCAGACGGGGATAACGAAGAGTTTCTTCGCGCAATCGGCTATGTGCTCAAGGCGCGCGGGATGACGCAGATAGCCAAAACCTCTGGCATGGGTCGCGAAAGTCTGTACAAGGCGTTCGCGCCCGGCGCAAAGCCTCGCTTCGAAACGGTTTTGAAAGTTATGCATGCCCTCGGCATCGATCTTTACGCACAGCCGGGGCATGCGATCAATCACCCGGTTGTTTGA
- a CDS encoding type II toxin-antitoxin system RelE/ParE family toxin gives MNYLIRQTAVFQAWHQSVRDLRAKVAIARRIDRASTGNLGDVKSVGDGVSEMRVDVGAGYRVYFTMRNGAVIVLLAGGDKSSQSADIRRAQKMAKEV, from the coding sequence ATGAATTATCTTATTCGACAAACAGCCGTCTTCCAGGCTTGGCACCAATCGGTTCGAGACCTGCGGGCCAAGGTGGCCATCGCCCGCCGCATTGATCGGGCCTCAACGGGAAATCTCGGCGATGTTAAATCGGTGGGTGATGGCGTATCTGAAATGCGCGTAGATGTGGGTGCAGGCTATCGGGTGTATTTCACGATGCGTAACGGTGCAGTCATCGTTCTATTGGCTGGAGGCGACAAGTCTTCACAAAGCGCAGACATCCGACGCGCACAAAAAATGGCTAAGGAGGTTTAA
- a CDS encoding class I SAM-dependent methyltransferase — protein sequence MEVPNNKTAIESNRQAWNDSARHHQDSPDWQALLGEVAQADFSCLDETLSGLLEVDGKDVIQLGCNNGRESLSLFALGARSVVGVDQSSAFLEQARELSKRSPHNAEFIETDIHHLPASLQNRFDVALITIGVLNWMPDIGEFFRHVASTLKPGGKLVIYETHPFLEMVDPDAEDPYRLASSYFRAEPFVQEEPIVYVGKVEQQAAKSYWFVHTLGAIFSGAIAAGLNIAHFREYAHSNREEVYDRYLNREAQMPMCFTLIATKV from the coding sequence ATGGAAGTGCCCAACAATAAAACCGCCATCGAGAGCAATCGACAGGCGTGGAACGATTCCGCCCGCCATCACCAGGATTCGCCTGATTGGCAGGCTTTACTCGGCGAAGTTGCGCAGGCGGATTTCTCATGCCTCGATGAGACCCTGAGCGGGTTGCTGGAGGTCGATGGCAAAGATGTGATTCAACTGGGCTGCAACAATGGCCGTGAGAGTCTCTCCCTGTTTGCGCTCGGTGCCAGAAGCGTGGTCGGTGTCGATCAGTCGTCGGCGTTTCTCGAGCAGGCGCGTGAGCTGAGCAAGCGTTCACCGCACAACGCCGAGTTCATCGAAACCGATATCCATCATTTGCCAGCGTCATTGCAGAACCGCTTCGACGTGGCGCTGATCACCATCGGTGTTCTCAACTGGATGCCGGACATCGGCGAGTTCTTCCGCCACGTCGCCTCGACACTGAAACCGGGCGGCAAACTGGTGATCTACGAAACCCATCCGTTTCTGGAAATGGTCGATCCCGACGCAGAGGATCCGTATCGCCTCGCCAGTTCCTACTTCCGCGCCGAGCCGTTTGTGCAGGAAGAGCCGATTGTGTATGTCGGCAAGGTTGAACAGCAGGCGGCGAAGTCGTATTGGTTTGTGCATACGCTGGGGGCGATTTTCAGCGGTGCCATTGCGGCAGGGCTGAACATTGCGCACTTCAGGGAGTATGCGCATTCGAATCGGGAAGAGGTGTATGACCGGTATCTGAATCGAGAGGCGCAGATGCCGATGTGCTTTACCCTGATCGCCACCAAGGTCTGA
- a CDS encoding N-acetyltransferase — protein MSVIENLLLRIKQKGLRRTLGALWKRYVFAHRELLWMERDLVTPIAANKLRPCEGLRRVDITEDNAKAFGKYFGDRVETMAELAAEGHTGHMYLDQDGHTVGFVWASTRDYYDRHFYRCTFPVKPGEYFQFGAEITRHYFGSSLTVDAQTALWQVMSARGFKKVVDICDNANVQALKMHIRLGYQEQGHITHVYDLFGHWRFFRESNYSDSRLEALRKPERPAVTVAAQA, from the coding sequence ATGAGCGTCATCGAAAATCTGCTTCTGCGCATCAAACAAAAAGGCCTGCGCCGCACCCTTGGCGCGCTGTGGAAACGTTACGTGTTCGCTCACCGTGAACTGCTGTGGATGGAGCGCGACCTGGTCACGCCGATTGCCGCGAACAAACTGCGCCCCTGCGAAGGTTTGCGCAGAGTCGACATCACCGAGGACAACGCCAAGGCATTCGGCAAGTACTTTGGTGACCGCGTGGAGACCATGGCCGAATTGGCCGCTGAAGGGCATACGGGGCATATGTACCTGGACCAGGACGGTCATACCGTCGGGTTTGTCTGGGCCAGCACTCGCGACTATTACGACCGCCACTTCTACCGCTGCACGTTCCCGGTCAAGCCCGGTGAATACTTTCAGTTCGGTGCCGAAATTACCCGGCACTATTTCGGCAGTAGCTTGACCGTCGATGCACAGACCGCACTCTGGCAAGTCATGTCTGCCCGAGGCTTCAAAAAAGTCGTGGATATCTGCGACAACGCCAATGTACAGGCCCTGAAGATGCATATTCGCCTGGGCTATCAGGAACAAGGGCATATCACGCATGTTTACGACCTGTTCGGGCACTGGCGTTTCTTCCGTGAATCGAACTACAGCGATTCAAGGCTGGAGGCGCTGCGCAAGCCGGAAAGACCGGCAGTGACGGTGGCGGCGCAGGCTTGA
- a CDS encoding GNAT family N-acetyltransferase, whose translation MVMRFEWRTSLCAADFPATAYEALRPRVADHTPFNNLGWLCAAEKALGEDQRLHILLGWEAEQLLLCLPLVASRERFAGVPFRVLHHLGYPMADRLALLSLLGREDMHKALVLIREHLPHALLQLNELSEPAGEESALTEWMARSSTAERRLSCRVPVHLISDADHQEISGDPRYKLRRARKRIAACGAQVRRIIPDALSMPTILEALQEVESVSWKGDEGVGIFATERSRQWMQSAFTALAAQGLVRVVTLELNGRCISYRLGLLEQGRLYDYNLAFLPQYADLGSGRVLLEEWIRWGLDEHWRWIDASRVSLENSSHQLHERMTGQLEHWRWSFYSWRPSGLLLGLGLRLWHHVKPALQKWRAPRAGNSTAANTSEIQPATPSNTPGLSPRRAS comes from the coding sequence ATGGTGATGCGATTCGAATGGCGCACGTCCCTGTGCGCTGCCGACTTCCCGGCGACGGCCTACGAAGCACTGCGCCCGCGCGTGGCCGACCACACGCCGTTCAACAACCTCGGCTGGTTGTGCGCGGCAGAGAAGGCCCTGGGCGAGGATCAGCGCCTGCACATTCTGCTCGGCTGGGAAGCCGAGCAATTGCTGCTGTGCCTGCCACTGGTGGCCAGCCGTGAACGCTTCGCTGGCGTACCGTTTCGCGTTTTGCATCACTTGGGTTATCCAATGGCCGATCGCCTGGCCCTGCTGTCGTTGCTCGGCCGCGAAGACATGCACAAGGCGCTGGTGCTGATCCGTGAGCATCTGCCCCATGCGCTGCTGCAACTCAATGAACTGTCGGAACCTGCCGGTGAAGAAAGTGCGCTCACCGAATGGATGGCGCGCAGTTCCACGGCTGAACGACGCCTGAGTTGCCGGGTGCCGGTGCATCTGATCAGCGACGCCGATCATCAGGAGATCTCCGGTGACCCGCGCTACAAGCTGCGTCGGGCACGCAAACGGATTGCCGCATGCGGTGCGCAAGTGCGGCGAATCATCCCCGATGCGCTGTCGATGCCCACGATTTTAGAAGCGCTGCAGGAAGTCGAGTCGGTCAGTTGGAAAGGTGACGAGGGCGTCGGGATTTTCGCCACCGAACGCAGTCGTCAGTGGATGCAAAGCGCTTTCACCGCCCTCGCCGCTCAAGGCCTGGTGCGGGTCGTGACGCTGGAGCTGAACGGCCGCTGCATCAGCTATCGCCTCGGCCTGCTCGAACAGGGCCGGCTCTACGATTACAACTTGGCATTTTTGCCGCAATACGCCGACCTCGGTAGCGGCCGGGTATTGCTGGAGGAATGGATTCGCTGGGGGCTGGATGAGCACTGGCGCTGGATCGATGCGTCGCGGGTCAGCCTGGAAAACTCCAGCCATCAACTGCACGAACGCATGACCGGGCAACTGGAACACTGGCGCTGGAGTTTCTACTCATGGCGCCCGAGCGGTCTGCTACTGGGCCTGGGGCTACGCCTTTGGCACCACGTCAAACCGGCCCTGCAAAAATGGCGCGCACCGCGTGCCGGCAACTCGACAGCGGCGAACACATCCGAAATTCAACCGGCAACACCATCCAACACACCTGGGCTATCGCCTCGGAGGGCATCATGA